The following coding sequences lie in one Lelliottia jeotgali genomic window:
- a CDS encoding Alcohol dehydrogenase, Acetaldehyde dehydrogenase, whose amino-acid sequence MAVTNIAELNALVERVKKAQREYANFTQEQVDKIFRAAALAAADARIPLAKMAVAESGMGIVEDKVIKNHFASEYIYNAYKDEKTCGVLDEDHTFGTITIAEPIGIICGIVPTTNPTSTAIFKSLISLKTRNAIIFSPHPRAKDATNKAADIVLQAAIAAGAPKDLIGWIDQPSVELSNALMHHPDINMILATGGPGMVKAAYSSGKPAIGVGAGNTPVVIDETADIKRAVASVLMSKTFDNGVICASEQSVVVVDSVYDAVRERFASHGGYMLQGKELKAVQDIILKNGALNAAIVGQPAYKIAELAGFTVPATTKILIGEVKVVDESEPFAHEKLSPTLAMYRAKDFDDAVSKAEKLVEMGGIGHTSCLYTDQDNQPERVKFFGDKMKTARILINTPASQGGIGDLYNFKLAPSLTLGCGSWGGNSISENVGPKHLINKKTVAKRAENMLWHKLPKSIYFRRGSLPIALDEVITDGHKRALIVTDRFLFNNGYADQITSVLKAAGVETEVFFEVEADPTLSVVRKGAELANSFKPDVIIALGGGSPMDAAKIMWVMYEHPETHFEELALRFMDIRKRIYKFPKMGVKAKMIAVTTTSGTGSEVTPFAVVTDDATGQKYPLADYALTPDMAIVDANLVMDMPKSLCAFGGLDAVTHALEAYVSVLASEFSDGQALQALKLLKENLPASYNEGSKNPVARERVHNAATIAGIAFANAFLGVCHSMAHKLGSQFHIPHGLANALLISNVIRYNANDNPTKQTAFSQYDRPMARRRYAEIADHLGLSAAGDRTAAKIEKLLAWLDSIKAELGIPKSIREAGVQEADFLAHVDKLSEDAFDDQCTGANPRYPLISELKQILLDTYYGREFHEDNSVAVKSEAPVVKADKKVKKNA is encoded by the coding sequence ATGGCTGTTACTAATATCGCTGAACTGAACGCACTCGTCGAGCGCGTTAAAAAAGCCCAGCGTGAATATGCCAATTTCACCCAAGAACAGGTTGATAAAATCTTCCGCGCCGCCGCTCTGGCTGCTGCAGATGCTCGAATCCCTCTCGCTAAAATGGCCGTTGCTGAATCCGGTATGGGTATCGTTGAAGATAAGGTGATTAAAAACCACTTCGCTTCAGAGTATATCTACAACGCCTATAAAGATGAGAAAACCTGTGGCGTGCTGGACGAAGACCACACCTTCGGTACCATCACTATTGCAGAACCTATCGGCATCATTTGCGGTATCGTTCCAACAACGAACCCAACTTCAACCGCTATCTTCAAATCTCTGATTAGCCTGAAGACCCGTAACGCAATCATCTTCTCCCCACACCCACGCGCTAAAGATGCGACTAACAAAGCCGCTGATATTGTTCTGCAAGCTGCCATCGCTGCAGGTGCACCAAAAGATCTGATCGGCTGGATTGACCAACCGTCCGTTGAACTGTCTAACGCCCTGATGCACCACCCGGACATCAACATGATTCTGGCAACTGGTGGCCCGGGCATGGTTAAAGCTGCATACAGCTCTGGTAAACCAGCTATCGGCGTTGGCGCAGGTAACACCCCTGTTGTTATCGACGAAACCGCTGATATCAAGCGTGCTGTTGCTTCTGTTCTGATGTCTAAAACCTTCGATAACGGCGTAATCTGTGCTTCTGAGCAGTCCGTTGTTGTGGTTGATTCAGTGTATGACGCGGTTCGCGAACGTTTCGCCAGCCACGGCGGCTACATGCTGCAGGGTAAAGAGCTGAAAGCCGTTCAGGACATCATCCTGAAAAATGGCGCACTGAACGCAGCCATCGTTGGTCAGCCAGCATACAAAATTGCTGAACTGGCAGGCTTCACTGTTCCGGCTACCACTAAGATCCTGATTGGTGAAGTGAAAGTGGTTGATGAAAGCGAGCCATTCGCACACGAAAAACTGTCCCCGACCCTGGCGATGTACCGTGCGAAAGACTTCGATGACGCCGTCAGTAAAGCAGAAAAACTGGTGGAAATGGGCGGTATCGGTCATACCTCTTGCCTGTACACCGACCAGGACAACCAGCCAGAACGCGTTAAATTCTTCGGCGACAAAATGAAGACCGCACGTATTCTGATTAACACCCCGGCTTCGCAGGGTGGTATCGGTGACCTGTACAACTTTAAACTCGCGCCTTCCCTGACTCTGGGTTGTGGTTCATGGGGTGGTAACTCCATCTCTGAAAACGTTGGTCCTAAGCACCTGATCAACAAGAAAACCGTTGCTAAGCGAGCTGAAAACATGTTGTGGCACAAACTTCCGAAATCTATCTACTTCCGCCGTGGCTCCCTGCCAATCGCGCTGGATGAAGTGATTACTGATGGCCACAAACGTGCGCTCATCGTGACTGACCGTTTCCTGTTCAACAACGGCTATGCGGACCAGATCACCTCTGTTCTTAAAGCAGCAGGCGTTGAAACTGAAGTCTTCTTCGAAGTTGAAGCTGACCCAACCCTGAGCGTTGTTCGCAAAGGTGCTGAGCTGGCTAACTCCTTCAAACCAGACGTGATCATCGCGCTGGGTGGCGGTTCCCCAATGGATGCCGCGAAAATTATGTGGGTGATGTACGAACATCCAGAAACTCACTTCGAAGAACTGGCGCTGCGCTTTATGGATATCCGTAAACGTATCTACAAGTTCCCGAAAATGGGCGTGAAAGCGAAAATGATCGCCGTCACCACCACTTCCGGTACCGGTTCTGAAGTGACTCCGTTTGCGGTTGTTACCGACGACGCGACTGGTCAGAAATACCCACTGGCTGACTACGCTCTGACTCCAGATATGGCTATCGTTGATGCCAACCTGGTGATGGATATGCCGAAATCACTGTGTGCGTTCGGTGGTCTGGATGCAGTGACTCACGCTCTGGAAGCTTACGTTTCCGTGCTGGCTTCTGAGTTCTCTGACGGTCAGGCTCTGCAGGCTTTGAAACTGCTGAAAGAAAACCTGCCAGCGTCTTACAACGAAGGCTCTAAAAACCCGGTTGCTCGTGAGCGTGTGCACAATGCTGCCACCATCGCAGGTATCGCGTTTGCTAACGCCTTCCTCGGTGTGTGTCACTCAATGGCGCACAAGCTGGGCTCTCAGTTCCACATTCCTCACGGTCTGGCGAACGCCCTGCTGATCTCCAACGTTATCCGTTATAACGCGAATGACAACCCAACCAAGCAGACTGCATTCAGCCAGTACGACCGCCCAATGGCTCGTCGTCGCTACGCTGAAATCGCAGATCATCTGGGTCTGAGCGCTGCCGGTGACCGTACCGCTGCGAAGATCGAGAAACTGCTGGCATGGCTGGACAGCATCAAAGCTGAACTGGGCATTCCTAAGTCAATCCGTGAAGCAGGTGTTCAGGAAGCTGACTTCCTGGCACACGTTGACAAGCTGTCTGAAGATGCCTTCGATGACCAGTGTACTGGTGCTAACCCGCGCTACCCACTGATCTCCGAACTGAAACAGATTCTGCTGGATACCTACTACGGCCGTGAGTTCCATGAAGATAACTCTGTTGCAGTGAAATCTGAAGCACCGGTTGTTAAAGCTGACAAAAAAGTGAAGAAAAACGCTTAA
- a CDS encoding DNA-binding protein H-NS: MKFKLAPLIILLDIKPFLNSLHSHLLHISNYHSIIRSTNPLQYKFEITTMSEALKILNNIRTLRAQARECTLETLEEMLEKLEVVVHERREEESAAAAEIEERTRKLQQYREMLIADGIDPNELLNSMSAAKTGTKAKRAARPAKYSYVDENGETKTWTGQGRTPAVIKKAMDEQGKQLDDFLIKD; encoded by the coding sequence ATGAAATTTAAGTTAGCGCCATTAATAATATTGCTGGATATTAAGCCTTTTTTGAATTCCTTACATTCCCACCTATTGCACATCTCAAATTATCACTCTATTATTAGGTCAACAAACCCCCTCCAATATAAGTTTGAGATTACTACAATGAGCGAAGCACTTAAAATTCTGAACAACATCCGTACTCTTCGTGCGCAGGCAAGAGAATGCACCCTCGAAACGCTGGAAGAAATGCTGGAAAAATTAGAAGTTGTTGTACACGAACGTCGTGAAGAAGAAAGCGCCGCTGCTGCTGAAATCGAAGAACGCACTCGTAAACTGCAGCAATATCGTGAAATGCTGATTGCTGATGGTATCGATCCAAACGAATTACTGAACAGCATGTCTGCTGCTAAGACCGGTACTAAAGCTAAACGCGCTGCTCGCCCGGCTAAATATAGCTATGTAGACGAGAATGGCGAAACTAAAACCTGGACTGGCCAGGGCCGTACTCCAGCGGTAATCAAGAAAGCTATGGATGAGCAAGGCAAACAACTGGATGATTTCCTGATCAAGGATTAA
- a CDS encoding Hnr protein has protein sequence MTQPLAGKQILIVEDEPVFRSLLDSWLTSLGATTVLAVDGVDALEKMTENTPDLMICDIAMPRMNGLKLVEHLRNEGDQMPILVISATENMADIAKALRLGVQDVLLKPVKDLNRLRETVFACLYPNMFNSRVEEEERLFQDWDALVSNPHAAAKLLQELQPPVQQNISHCRINYRQLVAADQPGLVLDIAPLSDVDLAFYCLDVTRAGDNGVLAALLLRALFNGLLQEQLSHQGQRLPELGSLLKQVNHLFRQANLPGQFPLLVGYYHSELKNLILVSAGLNATLNTGEHHIQVSNGVPLGTMGSTYLNQISHRCLSWQCQIWGAGGRLRLMLSTE, from the coding sequence ATGACGCAGCCATTGGCCGGTAAACAGATTCTGATAGTTGAAGACGAGCCCGTTTTCCGTTCGCTGCTGGATTCGTGGTTAACCTCACTGGGTGCGACAACAGTACTGGCCGTCGATGGTGTCGATGCGCTGGAGAAAATGACCGAAAACACACCGGACCTGATGATTTGCGATATTGCTATGCCACGTATGAACGGCCTCAAGCTGGTAGAGCACCTTCGCAATGAAGGTGACCAGATGCCGATTCTGGTCATTTCCGCGACCGAGAATATGGCCGATATCGCAAAAGCCCTGCGCCTGGGGGTTCAGGATGTGTTGTTAAAACCCGTCAAGGATTTAAATCGCCTGCGGGAAACGGTTTTTGCGTGCCTCTACCCAAATATGTTTAATTCTCGCGTCGAAGAAGAAGAGCGCCTTTTTCAGGACTGGGACGCGCTGGTCAGTAATCCCCATGCAGCCGCAAAGCTTTTACAGGAACTTCAGCCACCGGTTCAGCAAAATATATCGCATTGCAGAATTAACTATCGCCAGCTGGTTGCCGCAGATCAGCCCGGTCTGGTGCTTGATATCGCCCCGTTGTCCGACGTTGATCTGGCGTTTTATTGCCTGGATGTGACGAGAGCAGGTGATAACGGTGTATTAGCTGCACTATTATTGCGGGCATTATTCAATGGGTTATTGCAGGAACAACTCTCACATCAGGGACAGCGACTGCCTGAATTGGGTTCATTGCTAAAACAAGTGAACCATCTTTTTCGCCAGGCCAATTTGCCTGGGCAGTTTCCACTGTTAGTGGGTTATTACCATAGTGAATTAAAAAATCTTATCCTGGTCTCAGCGGGTCTAAACGCAACGCTCAATACGGGCGAACATCATATTCAGGTCAGTAACGGCGTTCCTTTAGGGACGATGGGTTCGACATATCTTAACCAAATAAGCCATCGCTGTTTGTCATGGCAGTGCCAAATTTGGGGAGCTGGTGGGCGTTTGCGCTTAATGTTGTCCACGGAATAA
- a CDS encoding Thymidine kinase, which translates to MRSIVYTAEIDDRFGAGKVSSRIGLSSPATLFNTQTDLLEEIRTEHALKPVHCVLVDESQFLTREQVHALSEVVDQLDIPVLCYGLRTDFRGELFIGSQYLLAWSDKLVELKTICFCGRKASMVLRLDQEGKPYAEGEQVVIGGNERYISVCRKHYKEALVIGSLTAIQESYRR; encoded by the coding sequence ATGCGTTCTATCGTATACACGGCAGAAATTGACGATCGCTTTGGTGCGGGGAAGGTGAGCTCACGTATCGGTCTGTCGTCTCCAGCAACGCTGTTTAATACACAGACGGACCTGTTGGAAGAGATCCGCACTGAGCATGCTCTGAAGCCGGTACATTGCGTTCTGGTGGACGAAAGCCAGTTCCTGACGCGTGAACAGGTTCATGCGCTATCTGAAGTCGTCGATCAGCTGGATATTCCGGTGCTGTGCTACGGATTACGTACCGATTTCCGCGGTGAGCTGTTTATTGGCAGCCAATATTTACTCGCCTGGTCAGACAAACTGGTTGAACTAAAAACCATCTGTTTCTGCGGACGTAAAGCCAGTATGGTTCTGCGCCTTGACCAGGAAGGGAAACCCTACGCCGAAGGTGAGCAGGTGGTGATTGGTGGCAATGAGCGTTATATCTCAGTGTGTCGTAAACATTATAAAGAAGCGCTGGTGATTGGCTCGTTGACGGCAATTCAGGAATCGTATCGTCGCTAG
- a CDS encoding Oligopeptide ABC transporter, periplasmic oligopeptide-binding protein OppA has product MSIITKKSLIAAGIFTALIAGNMAMAADVPAGVTLSDKQTMIRNNGAEPQSLDPNKIEGVPEANISRDLFEGLLITSTKDGHPIPGVAESWDNKDFKVWTFHLRKDAKWSNGEPVTAQDFVYSWQRLVDPNTASPYASYPQYGHILNVDEIIDGKKKPSELGVKAVDDHTLEVTLSEPVPYFYKLLVNPAMSPVNKASIEKFGEKWTQPANIVTNGAYKLKDWVVNERIVMERNTNYWDNAKTVVDQITYLPISSEVTDVNRYRSGEIDMTYNNLPIELFQKLKKEIPTEVHVDPYLCTYYYEINNQKAPFNDARVRTALKLGLDRDIIVNKVKAQGDLPAFGYTPPYTDGAKLTKPEWFTWTQEKRNEEAKKLLAEAGYTADKPLTFSLLYNTSDLHKKLAIAASSIWKKNLGVDVKLVNQEWKTFLDTRHQGNYDVARAGWCADYNEPTSFLNTMLSDSSMNTAHYKSPAFDAIMKDTLKVTDEAQRTALYDKAEQQLGQDSAIVPVYYYVNARLVKPWVGGYTGKDPMDNIYTKDLYIIKH; this is encoded by the coding sequence ATGTCCATCATCACAAAAAAAAGTCTGATCGCCGCAGGAATTTTCACCGCGCTGATCGCAGGTAATATGGCAATGGCTGCTGATGTACCTGCAGGTGTCACACTGTCAGACAAGCAAACCATGATCCGCAACAACGGCGCTGAGCCACAGTCTCTGGACCCGAACAAAATTGAAGGGGTTCCGGAAGCAAACATCAGCCGCGATCTGTTCGAAGGTCTGCTGATTACCTCAACGAAAGACGGCCACCCGATTCCTGGCGTCGCTGAGTCCTGGGATAACAAAGACTTTAAAGTCTGGACATTCCACCTGCGTAAAGACGCAAAATGGTCCAATGGTGAACCTGTCACCGCACAAGATTTCGTTTATAGCTGGCAGCGTCTGGTGGATCCAAACACCGCATCCCCGTACGCCAGCTATCCGCAGTACGGTCACATCCTGAACGTTGATGAAATCATCGACGGCAAAAAGAAACCTTCTGAGCTGGGCGTGAAAGCGGTTGACGACCACACTCTGGAAGTGACCCTCAGCGAACCTGTTCCGTATTTCTACAAACTGCTGGTTAACCCGGCCATGTCACCGGTCAATAAAGCCTCTATCGAAAAATTCGGTGAGAAATGGACTCAGCCAGCGAACATCGTCACCAACGGTGCATACAAGCTGAAAGACTGGGTGGTTAACGAACGTATCGTGATGGAGCGTAATACCAACTACTGGGATAACGCGAAAACCGTCGTTGATCAGATTACCTATCTGCCGATCTCGTCTGAAGTCACCGACGTAAACCGCTACCGCAGCGGTGAGATCGACATGACCTATAACAACCTGCCGATCGAACTGTTCCAGAAACTGAAAAAAGAGATCCCGACAGAAGTTCACGTTGACCCGTATCTCTGTACTTATTACTACGAAATCAACAACCAGAAAGCACCGTTTAACGACGCGCGCGTTCGTACCGCGCTGAAGCTGGGTCTGGATCGCGACATCATCGTCAACAAAGTGAAAGCGCAGGGCGATCTGCCGGCGTTCGGCTACACCCCGCCATACACTGACGGCGCAAAACTGACCAAACCAGAGTGGTTCACCTGGACGCAAGAAAAACGTAACGAAGAAGCGAAAAAACTGCTGGCTGAAGCGGGCTATACGGCTGATAAACCACTGACGTTTAGCCTGCTGTACAACACTTCCGATCTGCACAAAAAACTGGCCATCGCAGCGTCATCCATCTGGAAGAAAAACCTGGGTGTGGACGTGAAACTGGTGAACCAGGAGTGGAAAACCTTCCTGGATACCCGTCATCAGGGCAACTATGACGTGGCACGTGCTGGCTGGTGCGCGGACTACAACGAACCAACTTCATTCCTGAACACTATGCTGTCTGATAGCTCAATGAATACCGCGCACTATAAGAGCCCGGCGTTTGACGCGATCATGAAAGACACGCTGAAAGTGACTGACGAAGCGCAACGTACCGCACTGTACGATAAAGCGGAACAGCAGCTGGGTCAGGACTCTGCCATTGTACCGGTTTACTACTATGTGAACGCGCGTCTGGTGAAACCTTGGGTTGGCGGCTATACCGGCAAAGATCCGATGGATAATATCTACACCAAAGATCTGTACATCATTAAGCATTAA
- a CDS encoding UTP--glucose-1-phosphate uridylyltransferase, producing MAALNSKVTKAVIPVAGLGTRMLPATKAIPKEMLPLVDKPLIQYVVNECIAAGITEIVLVTHSSKNSIENHFDTSFELEAMLEKRVKRQLLEEVQSICPPHVTIMQVRQGLAKGLGHAVLCAHPVVGDKPVAVILPDVILDEFESDLSQDNLADMIRRFDETGSSQIMVEPVEDVTAYGVVDCKGVDLKPGESVPMVGVVEKPKADVAPSNLAVVGRYVLSAEIWPLLAKTPPGAGDEIQLTDGIDMLIEKETVEAYHMKGKSHDCGNKLGYMQAFVEYGIRHNTLGEEFKAWLKETMGIKN from the coding sequence ATGGCTGCCCTAAATTCGAAAGTCACAAAGGCTGTTATCCCGGTAGCGGGATTAGGAACCAGGATGCTACCGGCAACAAAGGCAATTCCGAAAGAAATGCTGCCTTTGGTCGATAAGCCATTAATCCAGTATGTCGTCAATGAATGTATTGCTGCAGGCATTACTGAAATTGTGCTGGTGACTCATTCGTCCAAAAACTCTATCGAAAACCATTTCGATACCAGTTTTGAACTTGAAGCCATGCTGGAAAAACGTGTTAAACGTCAGCTGCTGGAAGAAGTTCAGTCTATCTGTCCTCCGCATGTCACAATCATGCAAGTGCGTCAGGGGCTGGCTAAGGGCCTGGGGCACGCTGTGCTGTGTGCGCATCCGGTCGTGGGTGACAAGCCTGTTGCAGTTATCCTGCCGGACGTTATCCTCGATGAGTTCGAATCAGACCTCTCTCAGGACAACCTTGCAGATATGATTCGTCGTTTTGACGAAACCGGCAGCAGCCAGATTATGGTTGAGCCTGTTGAAGATGTGACCGCGTATGGTGTGGTTGACTGTAAAGGCGTTGATCTGAAGCCGGGCGAAAGCGTGCCGATGGTTGGTGTGGTCGAGAAGCCAAAAGCTGACGTAGCGCCGTCTAACCTCGCGGTTGTAGGCCGTTATGTTCTGAGCGCAGAGATTTGGCCACTGCTGGCGAAAACCCCTCCGGGAGCAGGTGATGAAATCCAGCTGACAGATGGCATTGATATGCTGATCGAGAAAGAGACCGTCGAAGCCTACCACATGAAAGGCAAAAGTCATGACTGTGGTAATAAACTCGGTTATATGCAGGCTTTCGTTGAATACGGTATTCGTCACAACACGCTGGGTGAAGAATTTAAAGCATGGCTGAAAGAGACCATGGGTATTAAAAACTAA
- a CDS encoding membrane protein, with amino-acid sequence MTPLLFDFSTYFKFFIGLFALVNPVGIIPVFISMTSYQTAAARNKTNLTANMSVAIILLTSLFLGDSILQIFGISIDSFRIAGGILVVTIAMSMISGKLGEDKQNKQEKSETAVRESIGVVPLALPLMAGPGAISSTIVWGTRYHNWFHLIGFSVAIALFALCCWGVFRIAPWLVRLLGQTGINVITRIMGLLLMALGIEFIVTGLKSIFPGLLN; translated from the coding sequence GTGACCCCATTGCTCTTTGATTTTTCTACTTATTTTAAGTTTTTTATCGGTTTGTTCGCGCTCGTTAACCCGGTCGGGATCATTCCTGTCTTCATTAGTATGACCAGTTATCAGACGGCGGCTGCCAGAAACAAGACCAACCTGACTGCAAACATGTCGGTGGCCATCATTCTGCTGACTTCGCTTTTCCTGGGTGATTCGATTCTGCAAATCTTTGGTATTTCCATCGATTCCTTCCGTATTGCGGGTGGCATCCTGGTGGTGACTATTGCCATGTCGATGATTAGCGGGAAACTGGGGGAGGATAAACAGAACAAACAGGAGAAATCAGAAACAGCGGTGCGCGAAAGCATCGGTGTTGTGCCTCTGGCTTTGCCATTAATGGCAGGACCGGGTGCCATCAGTTCGACTATCGTCTGGGGTACGCGTTACCACAACTGGTTTCACCTGATTGGTTTTTCCGTGGCGATAGCGCTTTTCGCACTCTGCTGTTGGGGCGTGTTCCGCATCGCTCCCTGGCTGGTACGTTTGCTTGGGCAGACCGGCATTAACGTCATCACCCGTATTATGGGCTTACTGCTGATGGCCCTCGGAATCGAATTTATTGTAACCGGACTGAAAAGTATTTTCCCAGGGTTACTAAATTAG
- a CDS encoding SEC-C motif family protein, whose translation MRSRYSAFVIKDADYLIKTWHPSCHAADFRQEIEAGFANTQWLGLTQYEVAAGSTPNEGFVSFVARFIEHNKPGAIIERSRFLLEGGQWYYIDGTRPQFGRNDPCPCGSGKKFKKCCGQ comes from the coding sequence ATGCGCTCCCGGTATTCTGCTTTTGTGATCAAAGACGCAGACTACCTGATTAAGACCTGGCATCCCTCGTGCCACGCCGCTGACTTTCGTCAAGAAATTGAAGCCGGATTTGCCAATACACAATGGCTCGGCCTGACGCAATACGAGGTTGCCGCTGGCAGCACGCCAAACGAAGGTTTTGTCAGCTTCGTCGCCCGATTTATCGAGCACAATAAACCCGGCGCCATCATTGAGCGCTCGCGGTTCTTACTCGAAGGCGGACAGTGGTACTATATTGATGGTACTCGTCCGCAGTTTGGTCGTAATGACCCCTGCCCCTGCGGTTCAGGTAAAAAATTTAAAAAGTGTTGCGGGCAATAA
- a CDS encoding Formyltetrahydrofolate deformylase, translating into MQSLQRKILRTICPDQKGLIARITNICYKHELNIVQNNEFVDHRTGRFFMRTELEGIFNDTTLLADLDGALPEGSIRELTPAGRRKVVILVTKEAHCLGDLLMKANYGGLDVEIAAVIGNHDTLRTLVERFDIPFELVSHEGHTREEHDELMAQTIEAHDPDYVVLAKYMRVLTPSFVSRFPNKIINIHHSFLPAFIGARPYHQAYERGVKIVGATAHYVNDNLDEGPIIMQDVIHVDHTYTAEDMMRAGRDVEKNVLSRALYQVLAQRVFVYGNRTIIL; encoded by the coding sequence ATGCAATCATTACAACGCAAAATACTGCGTACCATTTGCCCTGACCAGAAGGGTCTGATCGCCCGTATCACCAACATTTGCTATAAGCATGAACTGAACATCGTGCAAAATAACGAGTTCGTGGATCACCGCACCGGTCGTTTCTTTATGCGTACTGAACTGGAGGGGATTTTCAACGATACCACCCTGCTCGCGGATCTTGACGGCGCGTTACCGGAAGGCTCCATTCGCGAACTGACTCCCGCCGGGCGTCGTAAAGTCGTGATTCTGGTCACCAAAGAAGCTCATTGTCTGGGCGATCTGCTGATGAAAGCCAACTATGGCGGGCTGGACGTTGAAATTGCCGCCGTTATCGGTAATCACGATACGCTGCGCACGCTGGTTGAGCGTTTTGATATTCCCTTCGAACTGGTAAGCCACGAAGGCCACACCCGCGAAGAGCATGACGAGCTGATGGCGCAAACCATTGAAGCGCACGATCCTGACTATGTGGTGCTGGCGAAGTACATGCGCGTGCTGACGCCATCGTTTGTTTCCCGCTTCCCGAATAAGATCATCAACATTCACCACTCATTCCTGCCGGCCTTCATTGGTGCACGTCCTTATCATCAGGCGTACGAGCGCGGCGTGAAGATTGTCGGCGCCACCGCCCACTACGTGAACGATAACCTGGATGAAGGCCCGATCATCATGCAGGACGTCATTCACGTCGATCATACCTATACCGCAGAAGATATGATGCGTGCCGGTCGTGACGTCGAGAAGAATGTATTGAGCCGCGCGCTGTATCAGGTGCTGGCCCAGCGCGTGTTCGTCTACGGCAACAGAACGATTATTCTTTAA
- a CDS encoding protein YchK — protein MRKVKIGLALGSGAARGWSHIGVINALKRLGVEVDIVAGCSIGSLVGAAYACDKMPELEKWVRSFSYWDVLRLMDLSWQRGGLLRGERVFNQFREIMPSNDFNLCQMPFGAVATNLSTGREIWFTEGDIHLAVRASCSMPGLMAPVPHNGYWLVDGGVVNPVPISLTRAMGADIVIAVDLQHDAHLMQQDLMPVNLHNDEADSEKLAWHERLRERLGRAATRKTVSAPTAMEIMTTSIQVLENRLKRNRMAGDPPDILIQPFCPQISTLDFHRADAAIAAGALAVEKKMDELLPLVRATA, from the coding sequence ATGAGAAAGGTAAAAATTGGTCTGGCGCTGGGCTCAGGTGCTGCCCGGGGTTGGTCACATATTGGCGTGATTAACGCGTTAAAACGGCTCGGTGTCGAAGTTGATATTGTTGCAGGCTGCTCTATCGGCTCGTTGGTCGGTGCTGCGTATGCGTGCGATAAAATGCCGGAGCTTGAAAAATGGGTACGCTCCTTTAGTTACTGGGACGTACTTCGTCTGATGGACCTCTCATGGCAACGCGGAGGACTGCTGCGCGGGGAACGCGTGTTCAACCAGTTCCGCGAAATTATGCCTTCAAATGATTTCAATCTCTGCCAGATGCCTTTTGGCGCTGTGGCAACCAATCTCAGTACCGGCAGGGAAATATGGTTCACCGAAGGTGATATCCATCTTGCCGTGCGAGCCTCCTGCAGTATGCCGGGCCTGATGGCGCCGGTTCCTCACAATGGCTACTGGCTGGTGGATGGCGGTGTGGTCAATCCGGTGCCTATTTCCCTCACCCGTGCGATGGGGGCGGATATTGTCATTGCGGTCGATTTGCAGCACGACGCCCATCTGATGCAGCAAGACTTGATGCCGGTAAATCTTCACAACGATGAAGCTGACAGCGAAAAGCTGGCCTGGCACGAGCGTCTGCGCGAACGTTTAGGTCGCGCGGCGACGCGTAAAACGGTCTCTGCGCCAACGGCGATGGAGATCATGACGACCTCTATTCAGGTGCTGGAGAATCGCCTGAAGCGTAATCGAATGGCAGGTGATCCTCCGGACATCTTGATCCAGCCATTCTGTCCGCAAATATCTACGCTCGACTTTCATCGTGCAGATGCAGCCATCGCTGCCGGAGCACTTGCGGTCGAGAAAAAAATGGACGAACTGCTACCTTTGGTGCGGGCGACAGCCTGA